In Shouchella patagoniensis, the following are encoded in one genomic region:
- a CDS encoding MFS transporter produces MYITLFKNNQSLVYYLGSTAISNVGNVMTGLAFLFLAFELTESSMHVTGVAMSQVLPYLLFGLVGGVIADWIPKRKWMIAMDLLRVPLLLVLVMLHYMEMLAYGHLIVVSFTNHVFGCFFNPAHRSLLPLITSDVERTAANSLVDTVTRGMTVLGPILSVFLMNTIGVIHFFTLDALTFLGSALLLAKIKLKEEKGKPISEMKRTAIVLSLKEFAVWLIGHGTMRRLFVVTGAIVFLNTWVWQVGLLLILNETMTNGKALYSFLLSWYGAIVIVVNLVIPYFIRIFTMNIYLISSFIWGIGIVLIGFAQVMPVYFLGVFIAALGLPLSGLARVYLLQKHVPTEKLARGFSFNAVLLYLANLVSLGFFGLLSKFVSTYILFLFCGGMMVLVSILFIRRVVQAERSV; encoded by the coding sequence TTTGTTCTTAGCGTTCGAGCTAACTGAATCAAGCATGCACGTTACGGGTGTGGCGATGTCGCAAGTGTTACCATACTTGTTGTTTGGCCTAGTTGGTGGTGTGATTGCCGATTGGATTCCGAAACGTAAGTGGATGATTGCAATGGATCTCTTGCGGGTACCGCTGCTTTTAGTGCTGGTGATGTTGCATTACATGGAAATGCTAGCCTATGGGCATTTAATCGTCGTGAGTTTCACGAATCACGTGTTTGGGTGTTTCTTTAATCCAGCGCATCGGTCGCTCCTACCTTTAATTACAAGCGATGTGGAGCGAACGGCGGCGAATAGTTTGGTTGATACGGTAACACGGGGAATGACGGTGCTTGGTCCGATTCTTAGTGTGTTTTTAATGAACACGATTGGCGTCATTCATTTCTTTACGCTTGATGCACTCACATTTTTGGGAAGTGCGTTGTTGTTAGCGAAAATCAAGCTTAAAGAAGAGAAAGGCAAGCCAATTTCTGAAATGAAGCGAACCGCTATTGTTCTTTCCTTAAAGGAGTTTGCTGTATGGTTAATAGGACATGGGACGATGCGGCGCTTATTTGTTGTGACAGGGGCGATTGTGTTTTTGAATACGTGGGTGTGGCAAGTAGGGCTGTTGCTTATACTAAACGAAACAATGACAAATGGAAAAGCATTGTATAGCTTTTTACTAAGCTGGTACGGAGCCATTGTTATTGTCGTTAACCTTGTGATTCCTTATTTTATTAGAATATTTACAATGAACATCTATTTGATTAGTTCATTTATTTGGGGTATCGGCATTGTGCTAATCGGATTTGCACAAGTCATGCCAGTTTATTTTCTTGGTGTCTTCATCGCTGCCCTAGGCTTACCACTATCGGGGCTAGCACGCGTGTATTTATTGCAAAAGCATGTGCCAACAGAGAAGTTAGCTCGTGGCTTTAGTTTTAATGCCGTGTTGTTGTATTTGGCCAACCTCGTTTCGCTAGGCTTCTTTGGGCTTCTGTCAAAGTTTGTATCAACATACATCCTTTTTCTTTTTTGTGGAGGAATGATGGTGCTTGTTTCGATCTTATTTATCAGGAGAGTGGTTCAAGCAGAACGGTCAGTCTGA